In Symphalangus syndactylus isolate Jambi chromosome 14, NHGRI_mSymSyn1-v2.1_pri, whole genome shotgun sequence, one DNA window encodes the following:
- the LOC129463023 gene encoding uncharacterized protein, whose amino-acid sequence MAQPQQLYQWLETSHPQAGLAARSARRGFFPLPPAETSQKTPPAVDWKMSSPKSRRRPCPGRRALAVGKINYQIIDQQGASICGECKLPVPIPALKVAKRLTPSKQPARSSIAPTHFPLASCGLNPHPQGGVASGVLRQRGNEAWSYHNSAATFSNLEKMKKEGSGDLCEKGPI is encoded by the exons ATGGCTCAGCCGCAGCAGCTCTACCAGTGGCTGGAAACCTCACATCCACAGGCAGGGCTCGCAGCTCGCTCGGCTCGGAGAGGATttttccccctccctccagctGAAACCTCGCAGAAAACTCCCCCTGCGGTCGACTGGAAAATGAGCTCACCCAAATCTCG GAGGCGCCCCTGCCCAGGCCGCCGCGCATTGGCTGTGGGGAAAATCAATTATCAAATAATCGATCAGCAGGGAGCTTCGATCTGCGGGGAATGCAAACTGCCAGTCCCTATTCCCGCCCTGAAGGTGGCCAAAAGGCTGACTCCCTCCAAGCAGCCCGCCCGCTCCTCCATCGCCCCCACCCACTTCCCACTCGCCAGCTGCGGACTGAACCCTCACCCTCAAGGGGGTGTAG CCTCAGGGGTTCTTCGGCAAAGAGGTAACGAGGCTTGGAGTTACCACAACTCTGCGGCCACGTTTTCAAATTTGGAAAAG ATGAAAAAAGAAGGTTCAG gcgATTTATGCGAGAAAGGGCCAATTTGA